GCCACGTCCGAGAAGCTGGGCAGAGACAGTACCTTATTTTTGATGGCTCCTGCGTTGAAGTCACTGAAGGTGAGGAGTGAGCAGAGAGGGTTTGGAGAGGGCATGGCCCCTGATTCAGGGTTCCCAGGGGTTCCCCAGGGGCGGCTGCGTAGGGTGTGGCCCTGAGGGAAGAAGGGACTGAGGCCAGGCTGGAGCTCGAAGGGACAACTCCAGCCAGCCCCTGCCCAGTCCTCAGCCTCGGGGGGCCAGCCTGAGAAATGGGGATCTCACCCACCTTGCTTCTTTTGGGGATGCACAGGGCCCAGGCAAGGTGAATTCCTTGTGGGCTGTGTCCCGACACTGGGACAGGGGCCTCTGCTCACCTGGTAGAGTCTCTGCAAGCCCCGCGTCAAGAGGGCCAGATAGGCAGCTGACTCCTTAATGTCTGCTGTGCGCTTCACAAAGAAGCCATCAATGACCTGGGGAAGAGGACCCAAGAGAGGGAAGGTGGTTCCTGGCCCAGACCATGAACCATGGACCACAGCGGCCcctgcctgcctggccctgccctccctgcTCACCTGAGTGTTAGTGACAGCCTGCAGCAGCGTACTCTCAGGAAGGCTGAGATTGTGGACCGAGCCATGCTCTTCCACCAGGTATACCCGGCGCTCCAGGCCACAGCGCTTCAGGCGGAACTGGGGAAGTGGACAGAGTGGGCAGGGAGGGTCAGGCTGGATGACCACATGCCTGGGTGTCCATGATGTCACACTCAAAATGGTGCTATGACCCTGTTCCCACCAGTTAGCCTCTGCATCCTCCCTAGcctctccacctgcctcagagGGGCCTCCACAGCTTTGCTCATGCTGACACTCTTGTCTAGAAAGCCCTTCCTCCATCTCTCAACATCCTTCAAGCCTCCCCTGGGCGGGTACACGGCCTCTGTGACTAGGGGGTCCATCCAGCAGCAAGTACCAAGGTACAGCCTCTGTATTTCCAATTCTGGAGGTTTAAGCCTTGTTTATCCAAGACTGCAGGGGCTCGGTACCCAAGAGGTCTTTAATATGCTCCTGAGCTCAGCCCAAAAATGCAGGTACCTGGCttcctactgtgtgcctggaCAGGCCTGGTGGAGGTCTGATTCTGGAGCAACCACAGGGTGGCTGTGGCTGGATTCCAAAGGGCTCTGCCTCAAGGAGGCTGCCAGAAGTGCCCCTGGATTGCTCTGGGCTGAAAAGGGGGGCCTCAGAGCAGTCAGGGAAGCCTGGCAAAGCCAGCAAAATTACCTTCTGCTCCCGGAAGCGGCCGTCAATGATGCTGCTGCAAAGGTCATCCAGCCGCTTGCGCTCTACAATGTGGTCCAGTACCAACTCCCCAGGGCTCGCTGCTGACAAGCCGGCCATTAGCTTGTGATCCCccacccaccaggccctgcccctgGCGCCAGCCTGCCCACGGCCCTTCACCTGGGTCTCTAGGATTGGTTTCCTGTGCCACCCATACAAAATCCCCAACGTGCAGCTTGCGCACTGTGTGGGTCACGTGCAGCCGCTGTAGCTCTCGGAGCAGCTCCGGCCTGTGCCCGCCCCTGGAGTGGCAAGGAGGGAATCCTAGATCAGGGCAGGGCAGTGCCTACCCCCCAGCCTCCTCCGATCATCTACCTCATTTCTCCCCACCTCACTCACCCCCGGGTCTCGCCAATGTCCACACACAACAGCACCCTGTACTCTCCAGGCCTCAGCTCCAGTGGTGGCTGCTGGACCCCTGCTTCACTGGCACTAAGTGGGGGGTATCGGTATGTGAGGCCAGAACCCCTTGTGCTAGGGCAGTTGCCCCACACCCATGCCACCCGACACCCACCACCCACCTACAGTAGGGAGGCAGCCACAGCTCAGCTACAGGTGATggatagaggtggggttttggcCTCAtttcccatccccacctccctgtTTTCCCCCCTCCTCCGCCCTCCTTCTCACAGCTCTGCTGAAGCTGCTCCTGGCACTGCTGCCTCCTCCCTAGGGGGCTCCTTAGGCCCGATGCCCACATTCAGCAAGCTCAGGCCTTCTGACTCAGCTAACTTCTGGGCCAGCTCCAGGCCCTCTGGGGTCAATgagtacctgggaggcagaggggaaaaATACAGCTCTCCCTTCTTCACTCATTCCTGGCAGGCTCTCCTGCCTGCCCCCAGCTGGGCTGGCTTCACCGCCCCCTTGGCGCCCTGCACAAATGACCCCAGTGGCTCCTGCTGCTCCTGGTCTTCTTGGCTCTTAGAGCAGTTCCTTGGACCTGCTCAGCTCCATTCTCAGGTCTGCAAGAAGTGTGTCTCAGACGATTTCCTTCCTCCTATCTTCACTAatgctgtttcctcctcctcgAAATACTTATCCTGAATCTCTACCTGCCAAATCCTAAAACGTGTCAAATGACAcgaaaagaaagactgaaaagtCTTTCTACTCCTCCAATAACCATGGCACCCTCCCACCCCCGCACCTGCGGTTTCACACCCTCCAGGTACTCCAACAGTGGGGGCTCCTGAGGAAAGGCCCCCAACCTCAACAGCATCAGCTCTGGGAGTTGTTGAGTGACTCTAAGGCCCCACTAAGAAGTTCACGTGTGCTTTCCTGTATCTCCTGCAGTTGGCCCCACCTGGCTGGCTGGTGTGTCCTGAGGACCAGGTTCCTGTGGAGGAGGGAGCGGAGGGCTGGCCAGGGTCGAGCACTCCCAGGGGCTACCTGTGGATCAGAAAAGAGACCGTCAGAGAGCACCTGGTACCACCACAAGTCCATGTTCCCTGTGTCCCCAGCCACGGGCCACACACGGGCCCACTGCAAGAAAAGGCAGTCTTTGGTGGGCTCCAGAGCCACTTGGGCCTGTCTTCCCCAATCCCTGTGCTCACCCTGGGGGCCTTCTGAGCACACCTCTGCAGCAGCTCCTCCTTGGTTAAGAAGTGGTAGCCATTAGGATTCTAAAACCAAGGTAGAAGAGACAGAGTAGGCTCAGTGCCAGGGACCCTCCTCATCTCGCTCAGGTGGCTGGGATAATCTTTGCCTGCCTTGCCAGGGCTAGGCACCTCTGGGAACCTCCCACCCCACTGCCATGGTTCCACCCAGTGCTCACCAGGTGCTCTCGGTAGAGCATCAGCAGTATCACTCGGGCTCCTGAGTGCCGAGCTGGCCAGTAGTTGCCAGAACCTCCCGCTTTGGACTGGGCAGGAACCTGAAAGGTACAGAGGAGCTCTGAACCTGAAAGCCAGCCAGTCATCTTCGAATAAGTCCCCAGCAGGCTTTGTGGCCCTGGGTAAGTCACACAGTTATCTCTCAGTTTCCTTCCCTGTAAAACGGGCCAGGTGATGGGATGGCCCACTGCAAATGTGGGATGAGACAGCAGGCAGTTTCCGGGCAGCGGGTGGGGGTgtctgcccagcctggcctcagtTCTACCACGCGCTGCAGAACACGTGTGATTAGACAGGAAAACTCAATAATGGTGACCCCGTAACTAACTGAGCTGGGCTCCCTAAGTAGCTTGATCATGGAATTCTCTCGTTGGCTGTTACCAATATTCCTATTCACAGATTAAAATACTAAGTCAAAAAGAGGGTAAGTCATTTGCTCAAGGCCAGGAATCACTGGTGAGATTTGGACTCAGGCTTGCCAAATCCCCCAAACCAGAAAATCATACTCCCGcactcccactttgccttccgcTCCCCTTGCCCCTTCCTCACTGGCATGGAAGAGTCCTGGACTTCCGCAGGTCGCCCCTGCGGGGCTGAACTGTTCTCTCCAGATGGCGAGCCCGGGGCATGGTCACCTGCGGGAGCAGAAGAGAGTCAACTCCACACTCCACGGAATCCGGCAGCTGCGAAGGTCTGGGATGCAACCTGCTCAGATGATAAGTGAAACCGGTGAGGGAGGCTCAGGGAGCGCCAGCCACTAGCCCGAGGCCGAACGGCAACTTGGACAGGAGTGGGGAGCTTAAAGCTAAGGGCCTCCAGGTGAGTACGGAAGCTGCACCTGGGGGAGGCAGGGGATCACCGACCCTTTCCCCAGACGCTCACCGCCCGATGTTCGGTGCCGTTGCAGCCGCTCGTCCAGCATCCGGCAGAGCCCGTCTCCGAAGTGCTGTAGGATCTTAGCTTCCTTCCCGCTGCGCAGCGGCAGTGGGTACCGTCGGAGGGACCGCAGCGCCTGGCCGGGCAGGAGTAGGGTACCTGGTCAGGGCAGGCCCGACCTGGCCAGCAGCTTTTCCCATCGGGCCACGCCAGGACCCACCTTCTGAAACACGAAGCGTGTGCGGCGCCCGCTGCGGGTCGCCTCGTCCCGCCACTCGGTCAGCCAGCGAACGAAGAGCGGATTGGGACAGGCAGGCAGCGGGCGCTTCCGGCCCAGGCGGACCGGGGCCGCCATGAACCCGAGGGCGGGTCCTCCGGCGCCCCACGCCCGCGGGACTGGGACGCCGCCAGTTCTGGAGTAGAGATTCGAACACCTGGCCCGGGGCGGGGCGGGAGAAGAGGGAGGCCGAAGGCAGGACCGCTGAGATCACAGGGCCCCAAACACACGGGGCACTAACGAGAGGAGAGCCTGCCGCCCTCCCGCCCCTGCGCTGCTCTAAGTGGTTGGTGAGGGGCGCTGTCTCTTAAACGATCTTTCCCCTCGGCCCCACTCCAGCCAGCCTTTGGGACGCGCCCAACCCCAGCCCCCGGAGCCTGGACCGACTCCTTCCTGTCACCCCAGATTCGAGAGCGGGGTCATCTTTGTGTAGGCGAGAGGAAGGCGGACAGCGCCCCCTGTGACGGGGAGGACTGGTTGGGCGGCGCTTAACGGACTAACCTGAACTTGGCCGCTCTAAGTCTCTTAAGATTGCCAGTTTCAGCCTCAAGCTTGAAGGAGGCTGGAGATGGAGACTGGTCTTGAAAAGAGTCCAGGAGAGGCGAGGGCTGGGAGACAAACGGGTGCAAACGTATTGGTGGGAAGGACACCCAGAAATGGGTGCTGGGGATGAGGACACAAAGGTAAGGCAGGAGGAGCTGCAGGATCCTTGGAGGAAATGGTCATCCTCATCCCCGGGATACAGGGCAAAGAGTGTATGGTGGAAAGGAAGTCGGGGACGTGCAGAGAAGGCCTAAAATAGGACTCGGAAGGTCGGGGGTCAGAGGCCTAGAGGAAGGAGGACTGTAAGTAAGAAGTGCTTGGGCACCCTGGCAGTTGGGGAGGCCTGAGATGGGCACGTGGTTGGGTTCCGGGGCGGAGGAGCAGGCTGCGGGTTAAGAAGCCCAGACACAGGTAGAGGGGAGAACAGTTCGTCATTTTTGTGGCTAATCGGAAGTGGGAGACCCCCAGGGAGGTTGAAGATGGAAACCCTACAAAGGGTTTCAACCTGAGAAGCCTCAAGGACACGTATAACTGAGTTGGACACAGGCGACCCGCCAGGGTTCGAAGCAGCACCCGGCATCTAGCTGCTATACCGGAAGTCGTGAGACGCAGGTCTCCAGGCTGTGAGGAAGGGAGAGGTGGGCGCCGGAGCTGCAGGCCCGCCCCTCAGGACTGTGCCCAGCCCACGGCGCAGTAGCCCCACCCGGGCTAAATTGGACCAATGGGCTCCGGCTCCCGCCTCCTGCCCGCCGCGGCCTTATAAGGAGCCTGAAGCCGGCGGTCGGGCTGACCCCGCCCCCTCGAGTCTCATGTCCTAATAAGGACATCTAGGGCATCCCGCGGCTGGGGGCGGGCGGGAGCGCGTCTCCAGGGTAACTGCGAagccccctccctctccccgtTGCTCTTGGAAACTCTAAGGCTCGGAAAAGGGGGCGCTAGTGTCTTCATGCAGGGCCGCTTGCGGGAGGCGGGGGTCAAGCTGCTGTCTCCACCTGGAGCGCCGGGAGCCCAGGCGGGGGCGGTGCAGTGGAATGTCCCCGACTACAACCCCCGGCATGCTCTGCAAGGTACTCCACTCCCTGGCATCGCTCTCCGTTTACACCCTTAATTCCGTTTATAGGATTAGAGTCCCCAGTTCCCTTTCTGGGTTTGCCTCTGGCTTGTTTGCGACCCAGTCTTCTCTTCCTGCAGAGTGTGAGGCTGTGGTCACTGTTCTAGGACAACAAAATCATCCCGGAGTCCCCCgctcgtttttttttttaaggcatatACTACCATAGACCTTGTCTCAGTTTTTCAGGTGTTAGAATAACCACGTACCTGGCTATCAACTCGAGAGCTGGGTGCAAGTCTGGCTTAATATCTATTTTTTCTCAGTGGCACGTAAAAGGCACATAAAGAAGCTTTGAATTGAATGCACAAAGCCTCGTCTTTACCCTTTATCGCCTCATGACTTTGCCAAACATCTTTAAACAAGAACAAAGCTCTCAGAGATTTGCTTGTACCTTTCCCCTGTGCCTTTTCCTGCTATTCTTATTTTACTGACGTTGCACATGGCCTTTTTTTTCAGGAGACGAGTGGCTTTGCACATGTGGAGTACTAGTGTTATCCGACCGATGACGCCTTCATACTTGTGATTTTCTTTGCTTTAGGTCGGGATTCCAGGCTAATCAATAGTTGCTTCGATTCAGAAAAGCAAAACCCTAACCTCACTCAAGAATTTCAGGCCAACGGATCCAGATAATACCAGATGGGTCTTAAGAAAGCCGTTTTGCTGCGGGATAAAGAGCCGCTTAGTCGGGGATCGTTTTCGGGTCATTTTACTGAGCGCCACCTCGCCGGGTTCAGAGCGGTTCCTGGGAAATTGGACCAATGGGCTCGCGCTGCGCGGTGCGGTGCCGCCCGGAA
The sequence above is a segment of the Theropithecus gelada isolate Dixy chromosome 14, Tgel_1.0, whole genome shotgun sequence genome. Coding sequences within it:
- the MUS81 gene encoding crossover junction endonuclease MUS81 isoform X2; the encoded protein is MAAPVRLGRKRPLPACPNPLFVRWLTEWRDEATRSGRRTRFVFQKALRSLRRYPLPLRSGKEAKILQHFGDGLCRMLDERLQRHRTSGGDHAPGSPSGENSSAPQGRPAEVQDSSMPVPAQSKAGGSGNYWPARHSGARVILLMLYREHLNPNGYHFLTKEELLQRCAQKAPRVAPGSARPWPALRSLLHRNLVLRTHQPARYSLTPEGLELAQKLAESEGLSLLNVGIGPKEPPREEAAVPGAASAELASEAGVQQPPLELRPGEYRVLLCVDIGETRGGGHRPELLRELQRLHVTHTVRKLHVGDFVWVAQETNPRDPASPGELVLDHIVERKRLDDLCSSIIDGRFREQKFRLKRCGLERRVYLVEEHGSVHNLSLPESTLLQAVTNTQVIDGFFVKRTADIKESAAYLALLTRGLQRLYQGHTLRSRPWGTPGNPESGAMPSPNPLCSLLTFSDFNAGAIKNKAQSVREVFARQLMQVRGVSGEKAAALVDRYSTPASLLAAYDACATPKEQETLLSTIKCGRLQRNLGPALSRTLSQLYCSYSPLT
- the MUS81 gene encoding crossover junction endonuclease MUS81 isoform X1; translated protein: MAAPVRLGRKRPLPACPNPLFVRWLTEWRDEATRSGRRTRFVFQKALRSLRRYPLPLRSGKEAKILQHFGDGLCRMLDERLQRHRTSGGDHAPGSPSGENSSAPQGRPAEVQDSSMPVPAQSKAGGSGNYWPARHSGARVILLMLYREHLNPNGYHFLTKEELLQRCAQKAPRVAPGSARPWPALRSLLHRNLVLRTHQPARYSLTPEGLELAQKLAESEGLSLLNVGIGPKEPPREEAAVPGAASAELASEAGVQQPPLELRPGEYRVLLCVDIGETRGGGHRPELLRELQRLHVTHTVRKLHVGDFVWVAQETNPRDPAASPGELVLDHIVERKRLDDLCSSIIDGRFREQKFRLKRCGLERRVYLVEEHGSVHNLSLPESTLLQAVTNTQVIDGFFVKRTADIKESAAYLALLTRGLQRLYQGHTLRSRPWGTPGNPESGAMPSPNPLCSLLTFSDFNAGAIKNKAQSVREVFARQLMQVRGVSGEKAAALVDRYSTPASLLAAYDACATPKEQETLLSTIKCGRLQRNLGPALSRTLSQLYCSYSPLT